From Pseudomonas sp. stari2:
AAGGGCGCCTGGTAGCGGGAATAGTGCCGGTCTATCAAAAGCGCGAAGAGTTTGATTATTACCCGTTATATGAAGAACGTTCGGAGGTTTACTGCGCTGTGGGCCATCCGTTGTTCGACATGCCGGAAGCACAAATGAACAGCGACGTGCTGCAGGATTACGAGTGCATCAACCACCGCTACGCAATCCATCGCGACAAGCTCAACTTTGCCCGCTACGACAGCTTTTCCGCCTCGGCGACCCAGGTCGAAGCTGTGGCGCTGCTGATCAAGACTGGGCGCTTCGTAGGTTTCCTGCCCCAGCATTACGCAGCCACACTGGTGGCGGCGGGGCAGTTTCGTGCGGTGCTGCCGGAGCGAATCAACATCGCCACGCCGTTCAATCTGATCCTGCGTCACAACACCGTGCGCAGTCCGTTGGTGAAGGCATTCGCTCAGGCGTTGGGCGTTGATCTGAAGGCGCCGCTGTAATTCAGCCGAGCATCAATCGCATCGCGCAACGTCGCTCACCGGGCAAACCGTAGGCGATTTCGTCGTTGAGTACTTCGATCAAACGCGGTCCGGCGTCCACTTCGTTCAATGGGATAAAACCCATGCGTTGATAGAACGGCGCATTCCACGGCAGGTCGCGGAAAGTGGTCAGGGTGATTGCCTCAAGTTGCTGCCATCGCGCACGTTCAATCACGCCCAACAGCAACTTGCGACCGATGCCCCGGCCCTGAAAGTCTTGACTGACGGACAGTTCCTCGACGTGTAACTGGTTGTCGATTTCGACTGCCCTTAAAAAACCTGCAAGTTGTCCGACAGTAGTGTCTGCAACCCATACATGTCCCTGCTCGATGGCCTGTAAATGCTGCGCGGCGTCGGGTACATCGCTGTCGGCCAGCCAGGCCAGGTTCGGGTCGAGACGAAACAGTTCGGCGGCCGAACGTTCGATGGCGGGGAGGGCGGCCGCGTCAGCGGGCCGGGCGAGGCGAATAATGAATGTCATGCGGGAACTGCCGAAGGCTGTGATCCTGGGAAAATCCGCAAGATCGCAGCCTTCAACGAGGTCTACAAGGGTTTCAGGTACAACAGTACGTAATCATTCTTGTCGAAACGCCCGCTCAAGACCGGTTGCAGGCTGGCCAGCGGCGTACCTTGCAGCGATTGCAGGTCTTTGCTGTCCATGATCAGCCAGGCCGGGCCATCGAGCGCTTCCAGTTGCTGAACAGTTTCGGTGAACTGCGGTTGCAGGTCCTGTTCGACGTTGACCATGAACTTGATCGCCTTGGCGTCCTTGCCCATGCCGTGCAGCACCAGTGGCGCCGGGTTCTGTTGAATCTGAGCGAACGCAGCACGACTGAAAGAACGGGTGTCATAAAGCGCGCGTTCCACCGGCTCGAATACGGCGGCATAGACCGTCCACAACGCCAGTACCGCGCTCAGGGCCAGCACCTCGGCGCGCCCGCGTGGCTTCCACAGTCGTGACAACGCCAGCAGTTGCAGCAGGCCCAGCACGATCAGCACCGGCATGACACCGGTCAACAGCTCCGGGAACTTGCGTCGCGCAACCAGCAGGGCAACGATCAACAACAGTGGCGTCAGCAGCCACAGGGCCTGAATGATCCCGCGCAGCCAAGCGAATATCCGTCCGTGAGCCACCTGGAACGGATACGCGGCGATGATCGCTGCCATCGGCAACATCGGCAGCAGGTAACGCGCCTTCTTCGCCTGTGGAATCGACAGGCCGACCATGACGATCAACCCGGCTGCCGCGCAATATTGCACCAGCCGCAAGGCCGGCCCGCGCTGATGCGGTTTGCTCAGCCATGCCGCCGCCAGCACCAGCAGCGCCAGTGGATAGGCCAGCGCGTAGTTGCCCAGTGAACTGGTGAAGTAATACAGCGAACCGCTGACGCCCTCACTGCCATCCATGCGCCCCATGAACTGCATGCGGATCACGTCTTGCAGAAAGGCCTCTCCACCGCTGAGCTTGGCCAGCAACAACAGTAGACCGACGCAGGCGGCGAGCAGTATCGACGCCAGTGCACCGAACACCAACAGCCGTGTCCACTGACGGTTGAGCAGGTAGTAGCTGCAGAGCATGCCGGTCGGCACCACAAGGCCGATCGGCCCGCGAATACCGAAACCCAGTAACAACAGGGCAAAGATCAACGGCCAGCGTCGGCCGGAACCGAAATGGTCGTGGGCATAGCCCAGGTAGAACACCGACAGCGCCACGGCGGCCAGCATCAGGTCTTGCGACACCGCGCGGACTTCAGTGATGAA
This genomic window contains:
- a CDS encoding glycosyltransferase family 39 protein → MITLSPAIRRQSLIAGLLALLLFVAGVYGQAPIGFDSRFVLFAQEMLRHGPTVFPTTYGQPYADYSAVSTLFIWLLSLPFGAINTLTAWLPSAIAGGVIVTLMYRLLAVHSQRWALISIALLMLTSTFITEVRAVSQDLMLAAVALSVFYLGYAHDHFGSGRRWPLIFALLLLGFGIRGPIGLVVPTGMLCSYYLLNRQWTRLLVFGALASILLAACVGLLLLLAKLSGGEAFLQDVIRMQFMGRMDGSEGVSGSLYYFTSSLGNYALAYPLALLVLAAAWLSKPHQRGPALRLVQYCAAAGLIVMVGLSIPQAKKARYLLPMLPMAAIIAAYPFQVAHGRIFAWLRGIIQALWLLTPLLLIVALLVARRKFPELLTGVMPVLIVLGLLQLLALSRLWKPRGRAEVLALSAVLALWTVYAAVFEPVERALYDTRSFSRAAFAQIQQNPAPLVLHGMGKDAKAIKFMVNVEQDLQPQFTETVQQLEALDGPAWLIMDSKDLQSLQGTPLASLQPVLSGRFDKNDYVLLYLKPL
- a CDS encoding GNAT family N-acetyltransferase, with amino-acid sequence MTFIIRLARPADAAALPAIERSAAELFRLDPNLAWLADSDVPDAAQHLQAIEQGHVWVADTTVGQLAGFLRAVEIDNQLHVEELSVSQDFQGRGIGRKLLLGVIERARWQQLEAITLTTFRDLPWNAPFYQRMGFIPLNEVDAGPRLIEVLNDEIAYGLPGERRCAMRLMLG